From the genome of Spinacia oleracea cultivar Varoflay chromosome 2, BTI_SOV_V1, whole genome shotgun sequence, one region includes:
- the LOC110805103 gene encoding uncharacterized protein, translating into MAIKSETLTRQSTTPNSSSDQIDSIDPILHILRIIPFSFLHLPRLRLKLPSLSLPSPMTVFSLILLTYFMVVSGIVYDVIVEPPGIGSTQDPRTGAVKPVVFLAGRVNGQYIIEGLSSGFMFLLGGVGIILMDLALDKNRDRSVRVSYASAGIASVVIAYIMSMLFIRIKIPAYLRS; encoded by the coding sequence ATGGCGATCAAATCAGAAACCCTAACTCGTCAATCCACAACCCCAAATTCATCCTCAGATCAAATCGATTCAATCGATCCAATCCTCCACATCCTCCGAATCATCCCATTCTCTTTCCTTCATCTTCCTCGCCTCCGCCTCAAACTCCCCTCACTCTCCCTCCCTTCCCCCATGAcagttttctctctcatcctccTCACCTACTTCATGGTCGTCTCCGGAATTGTCTATGACGTTATCGTCGAACCCCCCGGCATCGGTTCCACTCAAGATCCCCGCACCGGGGCCGTTAAACCCGTCGTCTTCCTCGCGGGTCGGGTTAACGGGCAATACATTATTGAAGGGTTGTCTTCTGGGTTCATGTTTCTGCTTGGTGGTGTTGGAATCATTCTAATGGATCTTGCTCTTGATAAGAACCGCGATCGGAGTGTTCGAGTTTCGTATGCTTCTGCTGGGATTGCTTCCGTTGTTATTGCTTATATCATGAGTATGCTTTTTATTCGCATTAAGATCCCTGCTTATTTAAGGTCGTAA